One Vigna unguiculata cultivar IT97K-499-35 chromosome 11, ASM411807v1, whole genome shotgun sequence DNA window includes the following coding sequences:
- the LOC114170265 gene encoding uncharacterized protein LOC114170265, whose translation MYWWTSIVQERLRSNGPSIEYWNDLKSALRRRHIPSYYNRELMNKLQRLQQRNMYVEEYRQKMELLMMRARIIEEESITISRFLSGLNLDIRDRVELLPYQDLNDLVQICIKVEHQNLRKSFSKRNQAQTNSYVKKDFKKEEKKEEPPRNPGKGTLTCTATSLELKNLPPKIENLLKEFENIFLKEGPVGLPPFRRIEHQIDLVPGASLPNRPTYRTNPQETKEIESQVQELLEKGWVQKSLSPCVVPVLLVPKKDGKWRMCCDCRAINNITIKYRHPIPRLDDMLDELHGSLMFSKIDLKSGYHQIRIKEGDEWKTAFKTKFRLYEWLVMPFGLTNAPSTFMRLMNHVLRECIGTVIFLGFVVNKNGVHVDPTKIKAIQEWLTPKNGQHKLNKRHVKWMEFLEQFSYVIKYKKGKNNVVVDALYRRHTLFSKLGAQILGFDHIPEMYNQDSEFSSTYAEFMKRHQGGFYVNERYLFKEGKICISQGSQRKLLVQETHERGLMGHFGVEKT comes from the exons atgtattggtggacttctATAGTCCAAGAGAGACTAAGAAGTAATGGACCTTCAATTgaatattggaatgatcttaagtcAGCCCTTAGGAGGAGACACATTCCCTCCTACTACAATAGGGAGCTCATGaacaagctccaaagactccaacAAAGAAATATGTATGTGGAAGAATATAGGCAGAAAATGGAGTTACTTATGATGAGGGCGAGAATAATTGAGGAAGAGTCCATTACCATTTCTAGATTCTTAAGTGGCTTAAACCTtgatataagagatagagttgAGCTTCTACCTTACCAAGATTTGAATGATTTGGTGCAAATATGCATTAAGGTAGAAcaccaaaatttgagaaaatctttttcaaaaagaaatcaagcTCAAACTAACTCTTATGTTAAGAAGGAttttaagaaagaagagaaaaaggaagagcCACCTAGGAATCCAGGAAAAG gaacactcacatgtactGCCACATCTCTTGAGCTTAagaatctacctcctaaaattgaaaatcttttgaaagagtttgagaaTATATTCCTTAAGGAAGGGCCTGTTgggcttcctccctttagaagaattgaacatcaaatagatttagtgcctggggctagtctaccaaatagaccaacctataggacaaatcctcaagaaacaaaggagatagagtctcaagtccaagagttgttggagaaaggttgggttcaaaagagccttagcccttgtgttgtgcctgttttgttagtacctaaaaaggatgggaaatggagaatgtgttgtgattgtagagccataaataacatcaccattaaatataggcatcccattcctaggcttgatgacatgcttgatgaatTGCATGGGTctctcatgttttctaaaattgatctaaagagtggttatcaccaaataagaatcaaagaaggtgatgagtggaaaaccgcttttaagaccaaatttagattatatgagtggttggtgatgccctttgggcttactaatgcacctagcacattcatgaggctaatgaatcacgttcttagagagtgcataggaac Tgttattttcttaggttttgtagtaaataaaaatggggtccatgttgaccctacaaaaataaaggccatccaagaatggcttactcctaaaaat ggccaacacaagctgaataaaagacatgtgaagtggatggaattcttggaacaattttcttatgtgataaagtacaagaagggcaaaaatAATGTGGTGGTTGATGCCTTGTATAGAAGGCAcactttgttttcaaaattgggagcccaaattcttggatttgatcacattccagaaatgtataatcaagattctgagttttcctctacttatgctgaatTTATGAAAAGACatcaaggaggtttctatgtgaatgagaggtatttgtttaaagaaggaaaaatttgtatttcccaaggttcacaaagaaaactccttgttcaagaaacacatgaaaggggattaatgggtcattttggggtagaaaaaacctag